The Novosphingobium terrae genome has a window encoding:
- a CDS encoding M28 family metallopeptidase produces the protein MVASGAGAQTSTPAAAPAPGEAAKVTALWAVVKELADDSYQGRGAGTPGYDRAAAWLVKQLQEMGLQPAGTNGFYQPVDLVAQRFDAAASHAQLLSGTGAVPLAMPLSVPNDLYFRGAHAMPVDLTAPMVFAGYGLSMPDVGHDDFAGIDVKGKIVVVVPGGPENVSGSRKANARSERTAILAKLGAVGLIQLATPKQTEIPWARQIGLSARPSLMLKDDGLRDVAAPFLAASLNPAKAEALLAGSGHSFAELAALADKAAPLPHFDLATRLSTHIAATQTVLHSANIVARLPGSDPVLSKQNVVISAHLDGLGVGEPVKGDAIYNGALDNGVGVASALTIARDLKAGKRPRRSVLFLFPTAEEGGLLGSRYFAMRPSVPKASLVADINFDMPLPIFPLSSVTPIGYEESSLGKDAAAVSAKLGLPIVPDPFPDRNVFIRSDQYSFIRAGVPSLFMKLGFKRDTPEAEVEKAWRAGVYHSPRDDANQPVIRPVAAAFADYVTAVVRKVADGAERPSWNKDSYFAHFSGK, from the coding sequence ATGGTGGCCAGCGGGGCAGGGGCTCAGACGTCCACGCCCGCCGCTGCCCCGGCTCCGGGAGAGGCGGCCAAGGTCACCGCGCTGTGGGCGGTGGTGAAGGAGCTGGCCGACGACAGCTATCAGGGCAGGGGTGCCGGAACGCCCGGCTATGATCGCGCGGCGGCGTGGCTGGTGAAGCAGTTGCAGGAAATGGGCCTGCAACCGGCGGGCACCAATGGTTTCTACCAACCCGTCGATCTGGTGGCCCAGCGCTTCGACGCCGCCGCCAGCCACGCCCAGCTGCTGAGCGGCACGGGCGCGGTTCCGCTCGCCATGCCGCTGTCCGTGCCGAACGATCTCTATTTTCGCGGCGCGCATGCCATGCCGGTCGATCTGACGGCACCGATGGTCTTCGCGGGTTATGGCCTCTCCATGCCGGACGTGGGGCATGACGATTTCGCCGGGATCGATGTGAAGGGCAAGATCGTGGTCGTGGTGCCGGGCGGGCCGGAGAATGTCTCGGGTTCGCGCAAGGCCAATGCCCGCAGCGAGCGCACCGCCATTCTGGCGAAACTGGGCGCCGTGGGCCTGATCCAGCTTGCCACGCCCAAGCAGACGGAAATTCCCTGGGCGCGCCAGATCGGCCTTTCCGCCCGTCCCTCGCTGATGCTGAAGGACGATGGGCTGCGCGATGTGGCGGCGCCCTTCCTCGCCGCCTCGCTGAACCCCGCCAAGGCCGAGGCGTTGCTGGCCGGCTCCGGCCACAGCTTCGCCGAGCTGGCCGCGCTGGCCGATAAGGCTGCGCCCTTGCCGCATTTCGATCTGGCGACGCGCCTCTCCACCCATATCGCCGCGACCCAGACGGTGCTGCACAGCGCCAACATCGTCGCCCGCCTGCCGGGCAGCGATCCGGTGCTGAGCAAGCAAAACGTGGTGATCTCCGCGCATCTGGACGGGCTGGGCGTGGGCGAGCCGGTGAAAGGCGATGCCATCTACAACGGAGCGCTGGACAATGGCGTCGGCGTGGCCAGTGCCCTGACCATCGCCCGCGACCTCAAGGCCGGAAAGCGCCCGCGCCGGTCGGTGCTGTTCCTCTTCCCCACGGCGGAGGAAGGCGGCCTCCTCGGCTCACGCTATTTCGCGATGCGCCCCAGCGTGCCCAAGGCCTCGCTGGTCGCTGACATCAACTTCGATATGCCCCTGCCGATCTTCCCTCTCTCCAGCGTGACGCCCATCGGCTACGAGGAAAGCTCCCTCGGTAAGGATGCGGCGGCGGTCTCGGCGAAGCTGGGCCTGCCCATCGTGCCCGATCCCTTCCCCGACCGGAACGTCTTCATCCGCAGCGACCAATACAGCTTTATCCGCGCAGGCGTGCCCTCGCTGTTTATGAAGCTGGGTTTCAAGCGCGATACACCCGAGGCCGAGGTGGAAAAGGCATGGCGGGCGGGGGTGTATCACTCGCCACGTGATGATGCGAACCAGCCGGTGATCCGTCCGGTGGCGGCTGCCTTTGCGGATTATGTGACGGCGGTGGTGCGGAAGGTGGCCGATGGGGCTGAGCGTCCTTCGTGGAACAAGGACAGTTATTTCGCCCATTTTTCAGGGAAGTAA